From the genome of Roseivivax sp. THAF197b:
GTCGAGCGTCGGTTCACGTCGCTTGAAGTCTGCGCGGGTGCCGGGGGGCAGGCCCTCGGGCTTGAACGAGCGCAATTCGAACATCTCGCCCTCTGCGAGATCGAGGCGCGTGCCCGCGAGACGCTGAAGCTGAACCGGCCGCACTGGAATGTCCTCGAAGGTGCGGATGCGGATATCAAGACGCTCGATGCACGCCCCTATCACGGGGTCGACCTTCTGGCAGGCGGTCTGCCCTGCCCGCCCTTTTCAGTCGCGGGAAAGAAGCTTGGCGAGAATGATGAGCGCAATCTCTTTCCCGATTTCCTGCGCATCACCGCCGAATGCGCCCCGCGCGCCATCCTGATCGAGAACGTGAAGGGCCTGATGGCGCCGGATTTCCAAAGCTTCCGGGAGAAGCTGAAGCGGGCGTTCCGAAAACTCGGCTACAGAATCGATTTCAAACTGCTCAACGCCTCCGATTTCGGCGTACCGCAACTTCGCCCGCGCGTGGCCATCGTGGGCCTGAAGACGGAGCTGGGCGTGCCCTTCGTCTGGCCCGAGGATAAGATCGCGGCGCCCAGCGTAGGCGAGGCCCTGATCGCGCAGATGCGCGCGCATGGCTGGGAAGGGGCCGAGGCCTGGGCGAAGGGCGCGCAGACCATCGCGCCGACGCTTGTCGGGGGCTCCAAGAAACATGGCGGTCCGGATCTCGGTCCGACCCGCGCCCGTGCTGCCTGGGCGGCGCTGGGCGTCGATGGCAAGACCGTCGCCGAAGAGCCGCCCGCCCCCGGTTTCGAGGGCATGCCGCGACTGACGGTGCAGATGGCCGCCACGATCCAGGGCTTTCCGGAGAACTGGACATTCGCGGGCAAGAAAACGCCCGCATATCGACAGGTCGGCAATGCGTTCCCGCCGCCCGTGGCCGAAGCGCTCGGCACCTCCATCGCGCGGGCGCTGACGATGGCCGGCGCCTTGGCCAAATGACGGTCCCGCGCCTTCGGGAATTGCGCGCGAAATTCCACGCGACACTCATGGAGACCACGCTGACCCGCAACGCGGGCGGGGTGCCCAGCAATGCCGACAGCAGCAGCATTGCCAGCAAGCGCGCCGCCAATGGCATTCTGGACCGTCTGGGGGCGTCGGCCACCGCCTCCAAGCTGCCCGGTCAGACCATGGGTGCGAATTTCGAGACGGCCTGCGAAGCCTTCGTGCGCGTCAGCCTTGCTGAGCTCACGCATCTGCGACCGGGACGGTTCGAGGTGCGCAAGGGCGGGGGCATCTCCGAATTTGACCAATACGAGCATCTGGACGAATTGCAGATCATCGCGTCCGAAAATCGCGAAATCGCCACGGCGCTGGGCTCGGATTACCTGATCAAGCCGGACGTGGTGGTGTATCGCGCGCCGGAAAGCGACGCGGAGATCAATCGCCATGCGGTTCTGGTCGATGCGGATATCGCGCGGCTCAGCCCGTTGCGCGGCGATCTCTGGGCGAGGCCCAGCCTGCACGCATCGATCAGCTGCAAATGGACGCTGCGCAGCGACCGCGCGCAGAATGCGCGGTCCGAAGGGCTCAATCTCGTGCGCAATCGCAAGGGCCGCCTGCCGCATATCGCGGTCGTCACCGGAGAGCCGCTGCCGAGCCGCATCTCATCGCTGGCGCTGGGCACGGGCGATATCGATTGCGTCTATCACTTCGCCCTGCCGGAGCTGCGCGATGCGCTGATCGAGGGCGGGGATGCGGGGTATCTCGACCAGCTTGAGATGATGATCGAAGGGAAGCGCCTGCGCGATATCGCCGACCTTCCCCTCGATCTGGTCATATGAGGCCTATTCCTCGGGGATCACCCGCAGGCGCAGTTCCATGAGCTGATCGCTCGTGGGCTCCGAGGGCGCGTCCATCATCAGGTCTTCCGCGCGCTGGTTCATCGGGAACATGATGACTTCGCGGATATTGCTCTCGTCCGCCAGCAGCATCACGATCCGGTCGATACCCGCGGCGCAGCCACCATGCGGCGGGGCGCCGTAGCGGAAGGCGTTGACCATGCCGCCGAAGCGCTTGCGCACCTCGTCTTCGCCGTAGCCTGCCAGTTCGAACGCCTTGAACATGATCTCGGGCTTGTGGTTCCGGATCGCGCCCGAGACCAGCTCGTAGCCGTTGCAGGCCAGGTCGTACTGGTAGCCCAGAACGTCCAGCGGATCGCCTGACAGCGCGTCCATCCCGCCTTGCGGCATCGAGAAAGGGTTGTGCGAGAAGTCGATATCGCCGCTTTCCTCGTCGGCCTCGTACATCGGGAAATCGACGATCCAGGCAAAGGCGAAGCGGTCCTGATCGGTCAGGCCCAGCTCGTCACCGATGACTGTGCGCGCCTTGCCCGCGACCCGCTCGAACGACGACGGCTTGCCGCCGAGGAAGAAGGCCGCGTCACCGACACCGAGACCCAGCTGTTCGCGGATCGCTTCCGTGCGCTCGGGGCCGATATTCTTGGCGAGCGGTCCGGCCGCTTCCATGCCGTCGCCCTGATCGCGCCAGAAGATGTAGCCCATCCCCGGCAGGCCCTCTTTCTGGGCGAAGGCGTTCATGCGGTCGCAGAACTTGCGGCTGCCGCCACCGGGCGCGGGGATCGCGCGGATCTCGGTGCCCTCCTGCTCCAGAAGCTTGGCGAAGATGGCAAAGCCCGAGCCGGCGAAATGTTCGGATACGACCTGCATCTTGATCGGGTTGCGCAGGTCGGGCTTGTCCGTGCCATACCAGAGGGCCGCATCCTTGTAGGAAATCTGCGGCCAGTCCTCGGGCGCATCGACCTTGCGGTCACCGCCGAACTCCTCGAATACGCCTGCGATGACGGGGGAGACGGTGTCGAAGACATCCTGCTGCTCGACGAAGCTCATCTCCATGTCGAGCTGGTAGAAGTCGGTGGGCGAGCGGTCGGCGCGCGGATCCTCGTCGCGGAAACAGGGCGCAATCTGGAAATACTTGTCGAAGCCCGACACCATGATCAGCTGCTTGAACTGCTGCGGGGCCTGCGGCAGGGCGTAGAACTTGCCCGGATGCAGACGCGAGGGCACGAGGAAGTCGCGCGCGCCTTCAGGCGACGAGGCCGTGATGATCGGCGTCTGGAATTCGCGGAAGTTCCGCTCCCACATGCGCTTGCGGATGGAGGCGACCACGTCCGAGCGCAGGGTCATGTTCTTCTGCATGACCTCGCGGCGCAGATCGAGGTAGCGATAGCGCAGGCGCGTTTCCTCGGGGTATTCCTGATCGCCGAAGACGATGAGCGGCAACTCATCGGAGGCACCCAGCACCTCGACGTCGCGGATATAGACCTCGATCTCGCCGGTGGGCAGCTTGGGGTTCACGAGGCTTTCGTCGCGCGCCTTCACCACGCCATCGATGCGCACGCACCATTCCGAGCGCAGCTTCTCGACCTCAGCGAAGACCGGGCTGTCGGGATCGCACAGCACCTGCGTCATGCCGTAATGGTCGCGCAGATCGACGAAGAGAACGCCGCCATGGTCGCGGATGCGGTGCACCCAGCCGGCAAGGCGGACATCCTGGCCCACATGGTCCTTGCGAAGATCGGCGCAGGTCTGGCTGCGATAGGCGTGCATTGGGTCTGCCCCCGTAAAAATTGCCGGAAAGTTAGGCGCCGATACACCGCCCCCGGCCCCGGAAGTCAAGCAAAAGGCCCGCCGATTTGGTGGGATACGCGACTTGTCGTATTCTGGGCCGCGGAATCGGCGGACCGTTTTGACAGGCCTTTGCAGAAGGAGGCGTTTCATGTGGGACCGGATGTTGGATTCGATCTTGGCGCGCCTGGTCACGCTTGGCGACCTTCGCGTGACCTGGCCCGATGGCCGCGAGACGCGCTATGGCGCCGATGCGCCGCCGCGTGCTCATATTATCCTGAAAGAGCCGTCCATCGTGCGGCAGCTCTGCCTGCGCCCGGTTCTCGCGCTGGGCGAGGGCTACATGGATGGGCGGATCGAGATATCGGACGACGACCTGCATCCGCTTCTGGCCTTGCTGCAGCGCGCCCGTCAACGCGGCGGGCGGATGCCGCGATGGCTTGAGATCGCGAATGACGTGAAGCTCGCGATGAGCGTCTTCCTGCAGCGCAACTCGCCGATCTCGGCGCGTCGCAACGTGGCGCATCACTACGATATATCGGACGATCTCTACCGGCTCTTTCTGGACGCGGACATGCAGTATTCCTGCGCCTATTTCACCGATCCGGGCATGAGCCTCGAAGACGCGCAAGCCGCGAAGAAGGCGCATATCGCCGCCAAGCTCCGGCTGGAGCCAGGCATGCGGGTGCTCGATATCGGCTGCGGGTGGGGTGGAATGGCGCTGACGCTGGCGCGGGATCACGGCGTGGAGGTGACCGGGGTGACCCTGTCCAGAAACCAGCATGCCACGGCGCAGGCGCGGGCCGAGGTGGCGGGATTGTCAGGCAGGATCGACATCCGGCTTCAGGATTACCGCCATGTACGCGACAGCTTCGACCGGATCGTCAGCGTCGGCATGCTGGAGCATGTGGGCCGCCCGCAATTCCGCACGTATTTCGGCAAAGTGGCCGAACTGCTTCAACCGGGCGGCATCGCATTGGTCCACACGATCGGGTTGAGCCGCCGTCCGACGCCCACCTCGCCCTGGATCGACAAGTACATCTTTCCCGGCGGTTACGTGCCCACGATGTCCGACCTTGCGCCCGAAATCGAGCGCGCGAATTTGTGGATGGCGGATATCGAGGTGCTGCGCGGGCATTATGCGCGCACCCTGCATCACTGGCGCGACCGGTTCGAGGCCGCGCTCGATCAGGTGCGCGAGATGTATGACGAGCGCTTCGTGCGCATGTGGCGCTTTTACCTCGTGGCCTGCGAGACGGCCTTCGAGGAGCAGCACCAGGGTGTGTTTCAGTTCCAGCTCTCACATGCGCAGCAGGCCGTGCCGGTCACGCGCGATTACCTTTACGCCGGCGCAGCGGGGCAGCTGTCACAGGCGGCGGAATAAATCTCTCACAAGCTTATGTCGAAGGCGCAGTGATCGCTGCCCGTGGCCGAGCAGCACACCTCCTTGCAGGTGAAATCCCGGTGCGACAAGCGCTGGAACATGTGCTCGAACATGGCCGCGTAATATTGGCAGCAGGGGCCGTCCGCGTTGATGTTCAGTGCAAGCGGGTTGTGAAACAGCGCCAGCCGCGAGGTCGACTGAATGGCGAACATGCCCGATCCGGCGAAGGTCCACGCATTGTGCCTTGCCGATTTGCCCACCAGCCAGGCCGAGATCGACCAAGGCATGTTCTGCAACATCAGCCGGGCTTTGGGCGGGATGTAATGCGCCACGAAGACCTCTGCCGCGACGCGGCCCGCCATGTCCATCATGCGGGGGGCCTGTTCGGGCCATTTCTCCCAGACAAGCTGATGCAGATGTGCGACCTTGCCCTCGGGCACGAATTCCGCTTCACCGGGCAGATCGGTAATGCCGGAGGCATGAAAAACGAGGTCGCGGTCCACGCCCCCGATTTCCTTTTCGATGACGGCGTGAAGCGGCACGACCATGTTCGCCCCCATCAGGCCCGCTTGTCTTTGCGGGGGGTGGCTGTTGTCGAAAGCTGCGGCCATTCATCGGCTCCTGCCGGATATGTCGGGTCTGTCTCTTGCTGCGGATACCCAAGGTTGGCGTGGCGTGTTAGCCTTGTATAGCAGATTAGACACATTTGCGTGTCAGATTATTGTGACAATTTAGGTCAACGTAGCTGCGACTCCCGTCCGCGGATCGTCCGCACTTGTGGCAACGCGCTTTGCGGGGGGGCTTTCGGCCTTGAACCGGGCCCGCGCATGTCTATAACGCACGACAATTTGCGACCCGCCCTTTTCAGGGGGTCGGCCACCCTTCGTCTGACGAGGATCCCATGCCCAAACGCACCGATATCTCATCCATCATGATCATCGGCGCCGGGCCTATCATCATCGGACAGGCCTGCGAGTTCGACTATTCCGGCGCTCAGGCCTGCAAGGCCCTGCGCGAGGAAGGCTACCGCGTCATTCTGGTGAACTCGAACCCGGCAACGATCATGACCGATCCGGGGCTTGCGGACGCCACCTATATTGAGCCGATCACCCCTGAAATCGTTGCGAAAATCATCGCCAAGGAAAAGCCGGACGCGCTTCTGCCGACGATGGGCGGGCAGACCGGTCTGAACACTGCGCTCAAGCTCGAAGAGATGGGCGTGCTGGCCGAACATGGCGTGGAGATGATCGGCGCCAACCGCGACGCCATCGAGATGGCCGAGGACCGCGCGCTCTTCCGAGAGGCGATGGACCGGATCGGGCTCGAGAATCCCAAGGCCACCATCGTCACCGCGCCCAAGCGCGAAGATGGCAGCGCGGACCTGAAGGAAGGCGTGCGCATGGCGCTTGCCGAGCTCGAACATATCGGCCTGCCCGCGATCATCCGCCCTGCCTATACTTTGGGCGGCACCGGTGGTGGCGTCGCCTATAACCGCGAAGATTATGAGCATTTCTGCCGTTCGGGCATGGATGCCTCGCCGGTGAACCAGATCCTAATCGACGAGTCGCTGCTCGGTTGGAAGGAATACGAGATGGAGGTCGTGCGCGACCGCGCGGACAACGCCATCATCGTCTGCTCCATCGAGAACGTCGATCCGATGGGCGTGCATACGGGCGATTCGATCACCGTGGCACCCGCGCTCACGCTGACCGACAAGGAATACCAGATGATGCGCTCGGCCTCGATCGCGGTCCTGCGCGAGATCGGGGTGGAGACAGGCGGCTCGAACGTGCAATGGGCGGTGAACCCCGAAGATGGCCGCATGGTCGTGATCGAGATGAACCCGCGCGTGTCCCGCTCCTCGGCGCTGGCCTCTAAAGCCACAGGCTTCCCCATCGCCAAGATCGCCGCGAAGCTTGCGGTGGGCTACACGCTCGACGAGCTCGACAACGACATCACCAAGGTGACGCCCGCCTCGTTCGAGCCTTCTATCGATTACGTCGTCACGAAAATCCCGCGCTTCGCCTTCGAGAAATTCCCGGGCTCCGAGCCATATCTGACCACCGCCATGAAATCGGTCGGC
Proteins encoded in this window:
- a CDS encoding NgoMIV family type II restriction endonuclease, with amino-acid sequence MTVPRLRELRAKFHATLMETTLTRNAGGVPSNADSSSIASKRAANGILDRLGASATASKLPGQTMGANFETACEAFVRVSLAELTHLRPGRFEVRKGGGISEFDQYEHLDELQIIASENREIATALGSDYLIKPDVVVYRAPESDAEINRHAVLVDADIARLSPLRGDLWARPSLHASISCKWTLRSDRAQNARSEGLNLVRNRKGRLPHIAVVTGEPLPSRISSLALGTGDIDCVYHFALPELRDALIEGGDAGYLDQLEMMIEGKRLRDIADLPLDLVI
- a CDS encoding DNA cytosine methyltransferase — protein: MDGSNLVERRFTSLEVCAGAGGQALGLERAQFEHLALCEIEARARETLKLNRPHWNVLEGADADIKTLDARPYHGVDLLAGGLPCPPFSVAGKKLGENDERNLFPDFLRITAECAPRAILIENVKGLMAPDFQSFREKLKRAFRKLGYRIDFKLLNASDFGVPQLRPRVAIVGLKTELGVPFVWPEDKIAAPSVGEALIAQMRAHGWEGAEAWAKGAQTIAPTLVGGSKKHGGPDLGPTRARAAWAALGVDGKTVAEEPPAPGFEGMPRLTVQMAATIQGFPENWTFAGKKTPAYRQVGNAFPPPVAEALGTSIARALTMAGALAK
- the bchJ gene encoding bacteriochlorophyll 4-vinyl reductase codes for the protein MAAAFDNSHPPQRQAGLMGANMVVPLHAVIEKEIGGVDRDLVFHASGITDLPGEAEFVPEGKVAHLHQLVWEKWPEQAPRMMDMAGRVAAEVFVAHYIPPKARLMLQNMPWSISAWLVGKSARHNAWTFAGSGMFAIQSTSRLALFHNPLALNINADGPCCQYYAAMFEHMFQRLSHRDFTCKEVCCSATGSDHCAFDISL
- the aspS gene encoding aspartate--tRNA ligase, with the protein product MHAYRSQTCADLRKDHVGQDVRLAGWVHRIRDHGGVLFVDLRDHYGMTQVLCDPDSPVFAEVEKLRSEWCVRIDGVVKARDESLVNPKLPTGEIEVYIRDVEVLGASDELPLIVFGDQEYPEETRLRYRYLDLRREVMQKNMTLRSDVVASIRKRMWERNFREFQTPIITASSPEGARDFLVPSRLHPGKFYALPQAPQQFKQLIMVSGFDKYFQIAPCFRDEDPRADRSPTDFYQLDMEMSFVEQQDVFDTVSPVIAGVFEEFGGDRKVDAPEDWPQISYKDAALWYGTDKPDLRNPIKMQVVSEHFAGSGFAIFAKLLEQEGTEIRAIPAPGGGSRKFCDRMNAFAQKEGLPGMGYIFWRDQGDGMEAAGPLAKNIGPERTEAIREQLGLGVGDAAFFLGGKPSSFERVAGKARTVIGDELGLTDQDRFAFAWIVDFPMYEADEESGDIDFSHNPFSMPQGGMDALSGDPLDVLGYQYDLACNGYELVSGAIRNHKPEIMFKAFELAGYGEDEVRKRFGGMVNAFRYGAPPHGGCAAGIDRIVMLLADESNIREVIMFPMNQRAEDLMMDAPSEPTSDQLMELRLRVIPEE
- a CDS encoding cyclopropane-fatty-acyl-phospholipid synthase family protein, whose translation is MWDRMLDSILARLVTLGDLRVTWPDGRETRYGADAPPRAHIILKEPSIVRQLCLRPVLALGEGYMDGRIEISDDDLHPLLALLQRARQRGGRMPRWLEIANDVKLAMSVFLQRNSPISARRNVAHHYDISDDLYRLFLDADMQYSCAYFTDPGMSLEDAQAAKKAHIAAKLRLEPGMRVLDIGCGWGGMALTLARDHGVEVTGVTLSRNQHATAQARAEVAGLSGRIDIRLQDYRHVRDSFDRIVSVGMLEHVGRPQFRTYFGKVAELLQPGGIALVHTIGLSRRPTPTSPWIDKYIFPGGYVPTMSDLAPEIERANLWMADIEVLRGHYARTLHHWRDRFEAALDQVREMYDERFVRMWRFYLVACETAFEEQHQGVFQFQLSHAQQAVPVTRDYLYAGAAGQLSQAAE